GATATGTATGGATACCGTGCTCTGCTCGGGGAGTGCCAAGGAGGGAGCTATTGTATCTGTCTGGGAAGGCATCATGGGAGAGAGGCACCCTGCTTGGCCTTGAAAATTGAATGAATTTGATcctgaggaaaggaagaagagcacCTTGACAAAGACACAGCAGAAATGAAGGTGCAGAGGTGTGAAGGCAGGGTGTGTATCAAAAAACGGGGCAGCTCAGTCTTGCCAAGTCATGGAATTGGTAAGGagctcctgggccctgccctcagAGGCTTTCAAGGTACTGAAGGGAGAGGACAGAAATACACAAATGAAGGCAAAGACAGGTATCCTGGGGGCCAGAGACATGTTTAGTTTGGCCAAGatattgtttgaaatatttgggCCAATTTTgaagatttcacataaaaatccagatttctggTTTCTTCTGAAACTTGAAAGATCTGGGAACACAGGGTATATATTTTCAGGATGGCAGTTGGCTGGAACTGAGGACTGACCCTCTTCTCTGTAGGGTGTGAGTTCTGTCCCCCTACACAACCTGGCttgcttctcccttctccttccctgctcAGCCCTGCAGGCCTGTGAGCGGCAGGCGCATGCTCTCACTCCAGGTGCAAGCCGTGCCAAACCAAGTGTGGAGGTACGGGTGACGGACCCTAAAGGCCTCTCTTCTAGCTCACTGACTCCCACACGGGTTGGTTTTCAGGGTTCCCTAGCCCTGGCTACTACCCTAAAGACAGActcctcttctttaaaatttcagcATGCACAGTTCTCGTAATTATGAGATGGGGAAGTATTTAAAGCATCTCCAAAAACAGCTCATGCTGCCCAGGATCTGAGGCTCAAAATGGTGTAAATCAAACACATCAaagtgtggggtggggcaggtcatgtctgtttgcttgtttttatgcaAGCTGATTAATTAGAGAGCTGACAAAACCCCAGTCTCTGGACTTTTAATCGTACCCTGCCAGGGCCCAGCCTTGGAGATTTATTTACTGGACTCTCCCTGATATAAATGTCTACAGTCAGCCCTTCTTCTCTGCTTCATAGCTCTTCTCAGCGTGCACCTTCAGACTCCTCTGTTAGTTGACTAACATCAGAGGAAGGGCGGATTCCTCACCAGGACAGAAAACCCACTTTCGGAAAATGCAGGTCCTCCTCCAGGGTGATGAGGAAAGCAGGTGCCGAGAGCCCTAGGAATCTCACAGTTTAGCCCCGTTTTGCAGCAACACTAATGTACTAAGAGGTCAGTTTGGTCAATTCCTAAGTCTAAGCTCTTgtaactataaataaatacatagaatgAAAGGAAtgcagggaagaaaaacaaacagagagaaaggaaatgagaaacatAACTTGATTTCATTgagaaaatcagttttaaaatgcCCTTTGTGTAGCAATTCCATCGATGCCTTGCTGTGCAATTGCCTCCAGGGGATTCTTCCAAAACTTACGTCCCCTGAGTTAGACCTTGGTGTTCCTGGTAGGCTGAGCTTCAGTAACTCGGGAGAGTGGAAAGTTTTTTTTATACTATGTCAAGCAGGAAGAAAAGGCCTGATGAACCACAGAACTGGATACTTTGTAAGGTACAGAACAGTCAGCACTTTCCTCTGAGGAGGGAACACGCAATTGGCATGAAAGTGACCCAAGTGATGGGCTGAGGAGGAGAGCATCCAAAAGTAGATTCCAGCTCCACGTTCTTTTAGGAGTCACACAGTGGATTGCTGTATGCCCTGGATGTGTCTGACCAGATGCAAAACTCTGGTCCCATTTAAATGCCATTTGTGAACCAATGCAAATTAGATGGTAACATCGGAATGCTGGAATTGGGGAGGTTGTATTTTGTTGGCTTTATTCCCCTGTGGTTTTCACCATCTGTTTCTTTTAATGCATAAACAAGGAAAATGACTGGTTTGGatacaaagttttttaaaaaacaggtgaCCACAGGCATCCtctaaatgagaaagagagagcaagttGGGGTTCTGTGACATTTGTCAGGAAGCGAGATGTTAAACACTGGGTAGAGTTAATGCTCTGCCAGGGAAGATCCACAAAGCAAAGGAAAAGCCTTGTCCTCACCCACCTTCCTGAGGTCATGCCATGTGTTTACATTTCACGAAGGGTTATTTTCAGATACCAACACAACCCAGCCCCCTCGCTTCTTAAACTAAAGATGAAGCTGTTTAGCTGGCCTGTAGCACAGCCAGCCTTGGTTTTCAATTAGCATTATTGCTAACTTGGCAACCTTAGATAGAATCCACTCTTAGAAACTTTTAGAATGAACAAAAGCTGCCTTGTGAGtgtgttttattataaaaccaAGATAGAGAGCTATAAATAGAGGAACTGATGAGATAGACTAAGAGAAGATACTTCATTTCTCTCCTcaacaacagtgaaaaaaaattatataagagCATTAGGAACACAGTATGTTTTTCTTGAGCAAAGGGCATCCTGCTTTAAAAAGAACCATTTGGTTTGCACAATATAGCAGCCACTCGATAAAATGGTTCTGTATGCTCTGTGCCAACAAACCTTAAAGCAATAGATTCCTTAATTAAACTGCAGGCAGTGGAGAGATTTGACGGGGGTGGTGACTGCATACTTGCATACTAATCTCTTTTACCTTCATCTCGAGAAGCAATCATCCACAAGCACCAGGGATTTAAAACCAAATTGAACTTGGGCATTTTAGAGCCCCTGGGGAGAAGAGCATTGGTGCATTTGGCTGAGTTCCACCCTCTTCAGCATAAGAGGACAGACATGAGCATTTTTCACATAGTTTTGTAGGCAGCCTGATGCCAGAGTTCTCATATTAGAGAAAGGATAAAAGATGATGGTCTCCTAAGGAACAACAAGCTCTTCCTTATTGGCAAGATCTGTTCTCAAAACTGTCATGGGCAATACTGAGGTGAGCTCTGTTAGCCATTCAGGGGCAGGGGTTAGGCAGAAACAAGACCCTGGTAACTTAGAAGCCCTTGGaagattaaatatatttcaaaatgagtTTTAAGTTCACATGATTTCTCTATCTGTGCTTAGGACACAGTGAAGTATGTAGACACGAAAACACGAGCCTGTTGGGTGCAGTTTGTTTTATTGACATTGGCTCCAGATGCCAGAGTTGTGATGAGTGTACTTGACTCTTGACATCTCTTGGACTTGGGTACTGTCTGGGATGCTTGCTTCCCTGGTGGGAATGGGGAAATGATCAGAGGCCTGAACTCTGTTCCTGGGGACTCCCTGACTCAGTATGTCATTTGTTTTCTAAGTTAGATTGAAAGTGACCAGAGGCTTCTAAAGGCAGCAATATGTAAGCCTTAGCTTTACAAAAGTACTGTAGTTACCTGTGGAATTTTAGTTGTAATCATAATAATGTCAGATAAAGAGGCATCCTGGGGACGGTATGAGAGGAATTTTAAGTGGCTGAACTCTATTTGCATTATTCACTTTACAAATAGTTTCAGtaccttaacattttttttttttcattatgctGGGCTTTTGATGCTCCAAAGCGATGATCTAGGGCAATCATAATGTAAAAGTGATTCTCCCTAGAAGTACATTTTTGGGAATTGAGACTTTATCTGACCAACTTTGAGAGGATTTTTCTACCATGGGGAAGGGGGGTAGAGATATTTCAGGTACTTGTTTTTCACTGGAATTCAAGAGGGATTTAAAAGTTTACTGATCCAGTATCCCcttgtctctttccttttctctcttccctatttctttgaatttttctcttcctttcttttgatgAGGGGAATGAGGGAGAAGTGTCTGATGAGGAGGCTAGGAGATTCACTCAGGACTTGAACTCAGAATTTTACAACTTTGTCTTCTTGCCCACAGGTGATAACCCCACTGAGGACAGGCCACGGCTATGTGTATGAGTACCCAACCAGATACCAAAAGGACATCTACGATATCCCTCCTTCCCATACTACTCAAGGGGTACGTACCAGGACCGTGATCCCCAGAGGATAGGAACACGTCAGGTGGCATTCCTTCAGGGCTACAGAGGAAAGGaaatttacaaattatatatatttcataggaAGCTTGATTTGTCTATTCAGGAGCCATTGTAGtgaatgttatttaaattatctGACAAAGCTTTTTGTTGCTTAtcactttatcattttatttcagaaagtatATAATTTCAACTACGGTTTTAAGTACAAACAGTGTGGATATATCACTTAAGATCATTTTTATATTCAtgataattcaaaaaataagaaatttaaaaagaaaaatttcaccaACCTTATTACATAGAATGCTGTCAACGAATAAGGCCATGATACATAAGCTTGTAAATAAATCCATAACTGAAAGCTTAATAGCATAAAAACTGACAAATATAAGACATTTCTATTCCAGGTAACTCAAGTATTTCTTTTCAGGTATATGATATCCCTCCGTCATCAGTGAAAGGCCCTTTGTTTTCAGTTCCAGTAGGAGAGATGAAACCTCAAGGGGTCTATGACATCCCTCCTACTAAAGGGGTAAGTGAACTCCTACAGAGCAGCAGAACATACTGCTGAACACTACTGCACACACTGCCTCTCAGCCTGAACCCTCCAAGGAAGGGTACCCAGGAGGTGGTCAGAAATGTGGGACTGAATTTAGCACGTGATTGTTTCAAATAATAACCACCCCCCCAGGTGCCTTTAAGCTGAGATTTAATTTGTCCCCCTCTAAAAATGCtagcaattatttattttatgaaggaACTGACTGCAAATGGAAGTCTGTTTGTACTAAGAGTTCCCTGTCCTCTGAaagcaataatataaaatataattctagaaaaacaaataaatgaaaatatgggaGGAagccttgggaaaaaaaaaaagaaatgtgggaCTGGGCCCCAGAGAGGGCAACTCAGCTGGGGGGGTCCACACAACAGGCAGCACTGGGGCCAGGGGAAGGATGCACTTATGAAAGGATGGAGGaagtggagcagagcagagccttGGAAATACCTGTCAATAGTGAGTAgaggtggaagaaaaggaggcagcAAACAGGACTGAGAATCCAGGCCTTTATTTTAATGTACAGTTGTTTCCACGTGATAACATGAGCCAACTCAACAAATACTAGTTTCAGTTTGTTCTTACTTTCCAGGTATATGCCATTCCCCCCTCTGCTTGCCGAGATGAAACAGGGCTCAGGGAAAAAGAGTATGATTTCCCTTCTCCGATGAGACAAGCTGGAAGGCCAGATGTCAGACCTGAGGGTGTGTATGACATTCCCCCAACTAGTACCAAGCTGGTGGGGAATGACCTTCACATGAAATATAACTGTGATGCTTCCGGAGCTGCTGAACTGGTGACACAAAGACACCAAAGCATTTCCTTGAAACACTCGCCCCCACAGCTGGGACCACTGGTGGGTGCTCAGAATGATGCATATGATATCCCACGAGGGGTTCAGTTTCTGGAACCACCAGCAGAAACCAGTGAGAAAGcaaaccctgaagaaagaaatggtgtTTATGATGTCCCTCTGCACAACCCAGTGGATGCCAAAAGCTCTCAGGATGTGGTAGATGGAATCAACCGATTATCTTTCTCCAGTACAGGCAGCACCAGGAGTAACATGTCCACATCTTCCACCACCTCAAAAGAGTCTTCACTGTCAGCTtccccatctcaggacaaaaggcTCTTGCTGGATCCAGACACAGCCATTGAGAGACTTCATCGGCTCCAGCAAACCCTGGAGATGGGCGTCTCCAACCTAATGGCACTAGTCACCACCACAGACTGGCGGTGTTACGGATACATGGAACGACACATCAATGAGATACACACTGCAGTGGACAAGGTGGAGCTGTTTCTGAGGGACTATCTCCACTTTGCCAAGGGAGCTGTAGCAAATGCTTCCTGCCTCCCAGAACTCATCCTCCACAACAAAATGAAGCGGGAGCTCCAGAGAGTGGAAGACTCCCACCAGATTCTGAGTCAAACCAGCCATGACTTAAATGAATGCAACTGGTCCCTTAATGTCCTGGCCATCAACAAGCCCCAAAACAAGTGTGATGATCTGGACCGGTTTGTTATGGTGGCAAAGACGGTGCCTGATGATGCCAAGCAGCTCACCACAACCATCAACACCAATGCAGAGGCCCTCTTCAGACAAGGCCCCGGCAGCTCACATGTGAAGAATGGGCCCGAGAGCATCATGAACTCCACTGAGTACCCTCACGCTGGATCCCAGATACAGCTGCTGCATTCTGGAGACCACAAGGCCCAGGCCCTCAACAAGACATTACCCCCAAGCATGGGCAAGGACCAGCCTATAGCTGACTGTGGCAGCAGTGATGGCTCTGAAAGGAGCTGGATGGATGATTATGACTATGTCCACCTACAGGTAAAGAAACCAAATTCCCAAAGCACCTACATTCACATTCAGGGACCCCAGAACTAAGGCCTCTAAAGCTGGTAGTTTGGAATACCAGAAGAGAGAACACGATTAGTGTTAGTCCTAGTGGGTCGCTAATTGGAGACAGTGTACAGGAGGAAGAACATTGACCTGAATGTCCAGAGTCCCCAGCTTGAGACCTTTCTCTGACACTAACTATGTGACCAACTTATGCAACCTCCCTGCATCTCAATGTCCTCATTTGGCAAATGAATGAAGCCCAGGGTTGTATTAGATCCCACTGATGGAAGAGTTTCCCCAAGTAGGAGAGTGGGCCCTTAGGTAACCATATCAGCTCCACTTCTATTTACATTTTATGATATAGTTCTACatgataacttattttttttaagtaggggAGTTTAActgttaagaaaaaataattgaaagcttCTGCACTAGAGAATTTCTAAGGTTCCATCATCTCAGACTTGAAAACCACTAGGCATTTCCCAATTGATCTAGAACTTAACCTGCACGTGGGAAATTAAGCAGTCAAAGTCTGCCTCCTACAGGTGGATATTCCACCAAGTTGACCTGGGATCCTGACAACTTGTGGGGGATTAAAGCATTCTACCTAGATCCATTATTTAGAATTTGGCTTAATTTCTTATTCTGCCATTCTTTTCATTTGACTAAGAACCAAAGATTATCCTGAGAACTATTTAACTACAACTCCCTTGAGTACAAAAAACTAGGGAAAGCAGCAGTGAGCCACACCTAGTGCTGAGGAAAGGACTGGTTGCCTAACTCTGCCTATTGAGAAGTATTATTATGGTGTGGAGTTGTAGATGATTCAAAGAAACTAGAAGTGCAATGTGGACCACATTTAGACCTGGGTTAGGAGGTTGATGGGTTCTCATATAATCTATTAGATAAGAAACCTGAGAAATAGTACTGGGTAAGGAGGCTTGCAGAGGGTCACGGATAGCTCTCCGAAAATGGTAAAGTGGAACAGAGAGGGTGGCACCCTACATAGAAATGGGTTTTAGTTTGCAGCCCTAACGTACACAGTGACTCTGGAAGTCTGGCCGAGAAGCACATCTGTCATGCCTGTCTGGGATTCACAGGGTCTAAATGGATATGTGGGAAATTACCAAGGCAGTGGAAAATGAAAGAGTATTTACACATTTGTCAATGAAATTGTTAGCATAAGTGAATCATAGTGGTGatgtaatgttttctttatgttGAAAAATAATAGGGTAAAGAGGAGTTTGAAAGGCAACAGAAAGAGctgttggaaaaagaaaatatcatcaaaCAGAACAAGCTGCAGCTGGAACATCATCAGGTGAGTTCAATCAGAACAAAAACCACTTGGTATTGAAAAGATTTCCTGCTTAATAAGAAAGGTATAACTTCAAAAGATCATGATTTTGATCTTTCCAGCACACTTTGGTATAAATAAGCTCTGAGGCATATAATAGGGGGTAAGAACAAAAAGAAGGTTTATGATCCTAGTAATCCAGCTGGTGTACCTGGATTACATCCAAACAGCAATTTTTACAGGCTGAGCCTGTACATCTAACATATTAGGATCTTTTGGATAAGGCTGTTAATTTCAATGAGCAAGACCTACTCAAGCTAACAGGTTCTAGAGTTAGGCCATAGTAgggaaatgaaggaacagaaaatgAAGATGTAGCCAAGTCCAATGAGAAGTAGGACTGTAAATTCATTCTCCTTCTTGTACTTCCTTTGCTTCTCTCTAAATCTGCTTCcttcttctctattttcttgtGATTTCCTCTGTTTATCTACTCATTTGGCTCCCCTATAACTTTACAGGACCCATAAGTGGCCACTCAAAGCCCTTTCTATATAGATGGCTTTTCATCCCAGCTTCTTCAGCTGATAGTCGACTCCTTCAGTGGCTCATTCAGTTCCTAAAAAAGAATCTGATTTGGCcatctctatctatctatatatccatctacccacccatctCTTCCCTACAACATAAGCCTGTGGCTTGGCTGTTCTTGGTCGAACCCAAGGGTGGGAAGGCAGGAtccaatattttcaaaatatatccaagTCCATTTACCAAGGCCTTTGAGCAGGGCAGATTCATTCAAAAGTTGAGCTTCAGTGGGGCAGATATTGATGAGTATAGCTAGGCAGGggcatgaaaataaagagaaatgaattgAGGATTTATAAgcctttttttttagttgaaataAAATGGCATGTAGAGACACGAAATGTCACACTGCTCTCAGGAAACCACAGCTCATCCTTACTTTCTGACTACCCAGTGATGTGCCCTTATATAAGTCATTTAACCTCCTTGGACTTAAGTTACTTCtctacaaaatgagaaaatctcTCACCCCTCTAtctaatgaaataatatatttatgaacATACTTGCAAAAGGATAAACTCAGTATCTTAAAGCATCAccttgtctctgtttctatttactTTAACATTTGGCAAGGTAAGATGGCAAAGCTCTAGGCAACTTATCGAGGCCATAGTAATTCCtaagaagaaaacagattctgTAGAAAAGTAAAACTCACTGTGCATTTCTTGGGGAAGGAGCTGGGTGAGGTTATCCTGCTCTGACTCAGCCCTACCCCAGGGTGAAACATTGACTGGGTCCTAAGCTAAGTTTACAGATAGTCCTTATTGCAAAAGAGTCTATCTTGAGGTTTGTTGGTAGAGCTGGAAGTTGTTATTGCAAGAATACAAAATCTGGGTGAATCAGTGAGAGGAGAAGAAAGCTAACACTCATTGAGTCTGACTCCATGCGATGTCCTTTGCTTTCAACTCTGTGGAGCTGCTGTGATGCACAGTTTGCATCCAGATTTCCTTAGAGATGTTCTTTTCCATAGTGCACATATAATATGCATTAGTTTTCCCTGTAGTGCtgaataataacatttataaatctgGAAAGAAAGTATAGGTTATGATTGTCATTTATACTAAGCACTGGGCCATGGATTGTCATTTATACCAAAATAGGACATGGATTGCCATTTATCTAAGCATCCTGAAGAATAGAGTCAAGACTGTTCTCCAGAAGAAGCAAACTAACATTGATTGATTTACTTGACAAAGAGATCCCTACATTTGATTTTTCCCTTGCACCActcaacatttaataaatatttacatagagCCTACAATATTCCAAACACCATTCTAAGCACTTTGTAAATATTCACTCGTCTAACTTTCATAAAGGTGTGGGCAACAGAGCTGAGTTTAAACCCTATGCTGCCTTCCACTCTAAGGGCAGAGGCAGCCAATCTTCCAATGAGAGAAAGTCAGAGCTGGAGGATTTCTTAGGGATCACCTTTCTCAACTTCTACAGTTTACAGTTTAGGAAAGCAAGGCATGACCAATTCCTCACATCTAATAAGCACCTGATTTTAAAATCTTGGTCTTTTAACTCTAAGCCCTGGTAATTTTCATTACAGCACACTACCTTACCCTTAatgaaatcttttgttttttcttccctgcAGCTAAGTCAGTTCCAGTTGCTGGAACAAGAAATTACAAAGCCAGTGGAAAATGACATTTCAAAGTGGAAGCCCTCTCAGAGCCTCCCGACAACAAACAGCAGTGTGGGTGCTCAGGACAGGCAGTTGCTTTGCTTCTACTATGACCAGTGTGAGACCCATTACATTTCCCTTCTCAATGCCATTGACGCTCTCTTCAGCTGCGTCAGCTCAGCCCAGCCCCCGCGGATCTTCGTGGCACACAGCAAGTTTGTCATTCTAAGCGCACACAAACTGGTTTTCATTGGAGACACGCTGACGAGGCAGGTTGCTGCCCAGGACATTCGCAACAAAGTGATGAACTCCAGCAACCAGCTCTGCGAACAGCTCAAAACTATAGTTATGGCAACGAAGATGGCCGCCCTCCATTACCCCAGCACCCCGGCCCTGCAAGAAATGGTGCACCAAGTGACGGACTTGTCCAGGAACGCGCAGCTCTTCAAGCGCTCCTTGCTGGAGATGGCCACgttctgagagggaaggagggaggggggactgAGTGGGTTACTAAGGAAAACTGGAAATACTATCTGGTTTTTGTAAATGTTATCtatttttgtagatattttatatgaaattgaaatattttaacattgtaTGGTTTAGACAACATTCAGACGTTCAGGGAGTTAGAGGGAGAACATTTTTTCTCTGCGTTGTTATGTACACACATAAGCATCTAAGGTATAAACTGTACATCAACTTGgccacatgtgtgtgtgcttgtgtattCATGTTCATTTATAGATGTTCGATACATTCcattaaaaacatgaattaaGATGCACCTTAGTAAACACATTTTAATGctgcatttgttttttaagaaaacataccAGTTTGTTGTAATATTGCTCTACATATACTAGCAATTTATTCTGAGCCTGTCACTTCCATGTCTGGAAAGCAAATTATTTCAAGTGTTCACCTTCCAAATAATAAGGCATGGTATATAACGCCCTTGTTTTGAAACTTCTTCTAAAATTGGCTATCTTAGGTACATATTACAAAATGTCCCACTTCTGGTTGAAaaagccatcttacagaaagAGTTTCAGAAAGTCTACTTTGATCCAAGCTCCTATATTTTAGGTgctggagagagaagagacacGTGTGTTAAGCAGCCAAGTCCCCAATTAAGACTGAGTTGTTCAAACACCAAGAGGACGTCACAATGAAAGGAGAGCATGTGCTTCCGAGGGGCTATTTAATggtctgtattttttaatgatttggcCATGAGATTTTCCAAATGATGTTTTCAGATTTGTAAAAACCATAGTATGTGCATCAGAATTTATAAAGGCAAATCAGACTATGATCATCCACAAAAAGAAGGATAATTTCATCTGCCAGGTGTAAGTACAGGCCTTTCTGACTTTCAGCATTCACTTAGGTGCTACTATCCCCCTATTACCTGAGGGAAACTGGCCAGTGCCTTCATCAACTGAACTTTAGAGCCACGAGTCCACATCCTACTCTAAGAGAATTCGCGGCTTGATCTTGTACCACGTAAAACATACGTAGGCACACTTGACACTTAGAGTAGCTATTTGAGCCCATCTAGTCTTTACAACTCTGTCTGGCCAGCAATCTTCTGCACACAGCCCACCACCACCTCACCGCTCAGCTCAGCATCCATTCCACAGCCCGTCCCCTTGCACCTGCTGGTGTTGCACAGCACAGACACACCACGAGCCACCTGATTGATCGTGCGGCAAATAAAATACTTCCTCCCTGGCGAGAAAATGTATTCACATACTACCAAGTCAAGAAGCACACTATCTATGGTCTTTCGGCCAACTTCTTACTTAACGGCTTTATTCCAGcttgtttgaaaacatttttatttgcaatatATGCTTTGACTGAATTAAGCTCACACTTTAAACATCCAAGTCATGGAACATGGCAAGATTTAAAGAGAAGAATGCATGATCTCAGTATGGTAAAACACCATTGAAACTTACCATAGAAGGTGCTTTTCAAAAcaaatgctattacagttctcaaAGTTCTGTTCTGCCAAAAGAAGATTAAAGGTTGTGTTGTTATATGACAAGTAAATatgtggggaggaaggggattACTGAAAATCGACAACActtgaaaaagttttaaagtgtGTCCTTATAGATTTCATTGTAAATGTGTATTTCTTAGGAGATGACAGACTTGTTCTAAGTGGTGACATTTCACAgttttaaaaccaaaatgtttGATCTGTATTATTCTCTTTGTTATCTTGTATGTAGAGgctattttaaatcattaaattttttagATCTGTTTTCATAGCCACTGGGTTTTCTTTCCCACATTTCCTTCCTTATCACAGAATTAAATATAGGCTTATTTTGGCACTCCTAATACAGAAAGTCAATTTACCAATATTATAGATCTGGATTTTTTAGGAAAATCcagttgtatattttttaattttgtgtcacTCCAGAGTGTATTTGCATTGGAAGAAAATGCTGGAATCTGTGAACATTACCAAACCCAAATATCTGGAACAAGGCTTCTTTTCACCAGAAAACCTGTAACTTTAAGTAATAGGTAGGATAGTTCTGCTATCATACGGATACTGCCATCCACGTGCTTTTAGAATACAGGAAATTGTTCCATTCATTCTGGGatagacataaagaaaaaattaaaactatttgaTGAAAAAGAGATTCATAACtacctaaattatttttaattcttagacTGCTCTTTCACTCAGTTCTATCCTACTGGGATTTGTAAAGTATTTGAATATACCCAAtattgtgcttttttaaaagcaagactaagttatatgctttttaaaagacactcactttaaataaaaatacacaggtAAGTTAAAAGCAAAGGGATAGAAAGAGATGTACCATGCATATTCTAATTAAAGACACAAAAACCTGGACTGGCTATATTAGCAGACAAACTAGAGGTCAGAACAGTGGCAAAGAAGagtatttcattataaaaatgatgaACTCATAAAGAAGACAAAACATTCCTAAATGTGTATGCACAttatcacaaaattaaaaaatatatgaagcaaaaactaatataactaaaaggagaaatggaaagTCTGTAATTGTAGGTGGTGGAGatttatatatttctctctcaGTAGTgaatagaaaagtaaacaaaaaatcaGTAATAACTGGAAAGgatggagcaactggaactccctgcactgctggtaggaatgtaaaatggtacaaccattttggaaaagagtttggcaatctcttataaagttaaacatatacttaccATATAAACCAGCAATTCCAATcatagg
This DNA window, taken from Desmodus rotundus isolate HL8 chromosome 3, HLdesRot8A.1, whole genome shotgun sequence, encodes the following:
- the NEDD9 gene encoding enhancer of filamentation 1 isoform X1, whose protein sequence is MKYKNLMARALYDNVPECAEELAFRKGDILTVIEQNTGGLEGWWLCSLHGRQGIVPGNRVKLLIGPMQEASSSQDQPTPGLIHQTFGQQKLYQVPNPQGAPRDTIYQVPPSYQNQGIYQVPTGHGAQEQDVYQVPPSVQRGIGSANGHHFSKKVITPLRTGHGYVYEYPTRYQKDIYDIPPSHTTQGVYDIPPSSVKGPLFSVPVGEMKPQGVYDIPPTKGVYAIPPSACRDETGLREKEYDFPSPMRQAGRPDVRPEGVYDIPPTSTKLVGNDLHMKYNCDASGAAELVTQRHQSISLKHSPPQLGPLVGAQNDAYDIPRGVQFLEPPAETSEKANPEERNGVYDVPLHNPVDAKSSQDVVDGINRLSFSSTGSTRSNMSTSSTTSKESSLSASPSQDKRLLLDPDTAIERLHRLQQTLEMGVSNLMALVTTTDWRCYGYMERHINEIHTAVDKVELFLRDYLHFAKGAVANASCLPELILHNKMKRELQRVEDSHQILSQTSHDLNECNWSLNVLAINKPQNKCDDLDRFVMVAKTVPDDAKQLTTTINTNAEALFRQGPGSSHVKNGPESIMNSTEYPHAGSQIQLLHSGDHKAQALNKTLPPSMGKDQPIADCGSSDGSERSWMDDYDYVHLQGKEEFERQQKELLEKENIIKQNKLQLEHHQLSQFQLLEQEITKPVENDISKWKPSQSLPTTNSSVGAQDRQLLCFYYDQCETHYISLLNAIDALFSCVSSAQPPRIFVAHSKFVILSAHKLVFIGDTLTRQVAAQDIRNKVMNSSNQLCEQLKTIVMATKMAALHYPSTPALQEMVHQVTDLSRNAQLFKRSLLEMATF
- the NEDD9 gene encoding enhancer of filamentation 1 isoform X2, whose protein sequence is MWARNLMARALYDNVPECAEELAFRKGDILTVIEQNTGGLEGWWLCSLHGRQGIVPGNRVKLLIGPMQEASSSQDQPTPGLIHQTFGQQKLYQVPNPQGAPRDTIYQVPPSYQNQGIYQVPTGHGAQEQDVYQVPPSVQRGIGSANGHHFSKKVITPLRTGHGYVYEYPTRYQKDIYDIPPSHTTQGVYDIPPSSVKGPLFSVPVGEMKPQGVYDIPPTKGVYAIPPSACRDETGLREKEYDFPSPMRQAGRPDVRPEGVYDIPPTSTKLVGNDLHMKYNCDASGAAELVTQRHQSISLKHSPPQLGPLVGAQNDAYDIPRGVQFLEPPAETSEKANPEERNGVYDVPLHNPVDAKSSQDVVDGINRLSFSSTGSTRSNMSTSSTTSKESSLSASPSQDKRLLLDPDTAIERLHRLQQTLEMGVSNLMALVTTTDWRCYGYMERHINEIHTAVDKVELFLRDYLHFAKGAVANASCLPELILHNKMKRELQRVEDSHQILSQTSHDLNECNWSLNVLAINKPQNKCDDLDRFVMVAKTVPDDAKQLTTTINTNAEALFRQGPGSSHVKNGPESIMNSTEYPHAGSQIQLLHSGDHKAQALNKTLPPSMGKDQPIADCGSSDGSERSWMDDYDYVHLQGKEEFERQQKELLEKENIIKQNKLQLEHHQLSQFQLLEQEITKPVENDISKWKPSQSLPTTNSSVGAQDRQLLCFYYDQCETHYISLLNAIDALFSCVSSAQPPRIFVAHSKFVILSAHKLVFIGDTLTRQVAAQDIRNKVMNSSNQLCEQLKTIVMATKMAALHYPSTPALQEMVHQVTDLSRNAQLFKRSLLEMATF